AGTGTCTGCAAAAATCTATGGTGACGATCTTGATCTCTTGATTGACTATTCAAAGGATCTTGCCAATGTCCTCAGTCAAGTTCCAGGTGTTGGTGAAGCGGAGTCAGAGTCCAGTGGTAAGGCACCCATGCTTCAGTATTCACCGAAGCAGGAAGTGTTGAGTCAATTAGGCGTCAGTGATCGTCCGGTGTTGGACGTTATTGAAACAGCTTTGGGTGGGCGAGAGATAGGTAGTATTTATGAAGGTGTAAAACGTTATCCCATTATTGCTAGACTTTCTGGAGAAGAACGTAAGGATCTTAAAACTATCCGAACTCTTCCGGTGGGTATCTCCGAAGGGTATACCGTCCCAATTGAGAAAGTGGCTACGATTGATTATGTAGAAACCTTTTCTTCTGTTTCTAGAGAAAACTCTCAACGAAGAGTCGCAGTTTTAATTAATCCTGAAACCAGAGACATTGAGGGTTTTGTCAAAAAAGCACAGAAACTTGCCGATGAACAAATTAAATTACCTGAAGGATATTTCATTGAATGGGGAGGGAGTTTTAAAAATCTACAGACTGCAAAAGAACGGTTAAAGATTCTTATTCCTTTGGCCTTGTTAGCTATTCTGATGATGATCTACTTTGCTTTTCAGAATATAGGACAAGTTTTACTCATCTTTTTCTGTGCGCCTATGTCTTTGATTGGTGGTGTGCTAGCCCTGAAGTTTATGGGAATGCCGTTTAGTATCTCAGCAGGAGTTGGTTTTATTGCCTTATCAGGGATTAGTATTCTTAATGGTGTGGTGTTGGTAACATATTTCAATACACTTCGAGCTCAAGGTCTAAGTGTCGATGAAGTGGTTCATAAGGGAACAATGGTTCGTTTGCGACCTGTGCTTATGACAGCACTTATTGATATTTTTGGATTCTTGCCAATGATGTTGTCAACAGGCTTGGGAGCTGAAGTCCAAAGGCCTTTAGCTACGGTTGTAGTGGTTGGAATGTTCTTGGTAACCATACTAACATTGGTTGTGTTACCTTGTTTATACAGTGTGTTTAGCCGGTTTATGGTACAAAGGGGGATTTAAAATATGGCACACATTCATGATTATGAAATACAATCAAAAAAGCTTTACATTGCCATTGGGATCAATATTCTTCTGACCATAGCTCAAATTGTTGGGGGACTAATATCAGGAAGTTTATCTTTACTGGCAGATGCGCTTCACAACTTTAGTGATGCTGGAGCAATTTTGGTTGCTGTAATTGCACGAAAGATAGGACAAACACCGCCCAGTCCAACCATGACCTATGGGTATCAAAGGGCTGAAACATTGGGGACACTTATCAACAGTGTCTCACTTATTCTTGTTGGTTTCTACCTCATGTACGAATCCATCTCTCGCTATACAAGTCCTCAAACAATTGATGGATGGATAGTGATTTGGGTTGCTGGAATTGCTCTTGTAATTGACATAGCAACTGCACTTCTCACGCATTCAGCGGGTGCAAAATACAATATGAATATTCGCGCGGCCTTTATTCACAATATATCAGATGCACTTGCATCGGTGGTTGTGATTATTGCAGGTATTTTGATCATTTATTATCAATGGAACATAGTCGACCTGCTTGCAACCATTGGAATTTCTCTTTATGTCATCTTTCATGGAGGTGTACTCACGAAAAAGGCCATCCTGATTTTGATGCAGGCAACACCCGATGGTATTAATATAAACGAAATTAAGGACAGGTTAGAAAAAGTTGAAGGTGTTAAAAGAGTCTTTCATATTCATGTTTGGCAATTGGATGATCACAGAATTTGTTTTGAAGGGCACATAGAATTAGATGAAGCTAGCAATGTACGGAATGTAAAAAAGACTCTAAAAGAAATACTTCGAACTCAATTTCATATTGAGCACTCGACGATTGATGCAGAGATGATATAGAAATTAATGAAGTGTCAGATTGCGGATGTGAAATAGAAATCAAAGACCAAGAGCAAAGGGGAGTGTTGTATTGGCTTTTGGGCATAAATCTTACGATGTTTTTCTTTGAAATTGGTGTTGGGTGGTTTGCTCAATCCACGGCATTGATAGCAGACGCATTAGATATGTTTGCGGATGCCATTGTTTATAGTATTGCTTTGTACGCTGTAGGTAGATCATCTCAGCATAAAACAAAAGCCGCTCTTTTTAGCGGTTATTTTCAAAGCTTGCTAGGTTTTATGGTGATTGTGGATATTGTTCGAAGAATCGCCTTTGGAAGTGAACCCGAATCTCTATTTATGATGGGGATGGGAGCTATCGCCTTAGTGGCCAATGTTGTATGCCTTCTTTTGATTAAAAAACATAAAGATGGAGAAGTTCATATGCGCGCGAGTTGGATATTTTCAGCCAATGACGTTATTGCAAACATAGGTGTGATTCTTGGCGGCATACTTGTGTGGAAACTAGGTGTACGCTGGCCTGATCTTGCTATTGGCTTAATTATTGCCACTATTATTTTGAGAGGCGCACGTCACATCATCAAAGACGCAAAAAATTCTTGATCACGTATATAAAAAAATACAATTTTAGATGTTTAAAAAACAATCAAAAAATCAATTTAAAGCTGAAAGGCTCACTTGTGAATTTAAAAACTCAAGGCAAGAGTTGGATTGATAATAAATGAGAGAATTTAAAGATATCTATTTACAGCCGCTGTTGAGGTCAAAATAAAATTGTAACTATATAATTAGTAAATGCATAAAATTGAATTGACAATATACCTGTAGGGGGTATATAATTAAAAATACGATGCCTGGTAATGTACAGAAAAAAATCAAACAAGTTAATGAGACTTGTCATCCAGATCATACAAAGGATGTGATTCGCCTAAATCGAATCGAAGGGCAACTTGGCGGCATTCGTAAAATGATAGAGGAGCAAAGGTATTGTCCAGAAATACTTATGCAAACGCGTGCAGTAAAAGCGGCAATCAAATCACTTGAGGCCTCTATTTTAGAAAAACATTTAGAACATTGCGTTCTTAAAGCATTTAGTGCTAAAAATAAGAAAGCTAGAGAAGAAAAAATTAAGGAGCTTACGGAACTTTTTCGTAAAAACACTTAGATGAAATACGGATCAACATACTTGAAGATTATGAGCTTATTTATAGCTCTGTTTTTTGTATCACCACATCTTTGCTTGTGCTCAGTTAAAGACCTTGGGACGGCAGAAAAAAAAGAGAACAAACATCCCTCTAGCCATTGTCATGATCAAGCGGCTAATTCTGATGCATCAAATTCTAAAAAAAAGAATTGCTGTGGTGATGAAGGCCACATATGCGCAATAGATCTAGTTGTAGAATCTAAAGATGTTGTAAAGAGAATAACTCAAAGAGTGGTTGATCTTGCGCTTATCCCATTTATAAGTTCACAGCTTATAACACCTTCTTTTGTTTTGGCTCTTCCTCCAAATGCTTTTACAAAAGAATTCTATCTAAGGCCAAATCCTAGGCCGATCTATATTCAAAATCAAACCTTCTTGATCTGACTATCCTTTATTCTAATATTTAAAGTTGTTCCCATGCGTAAAAGTTTGGGTTTTGCAGTTATATTTTTTAAAGGTAGTAATTATGAAATATGTATTTCATGAAAGCATACTTGGTATGTCTTTAATGTTAATTATAGTTTTTTATGTAGGCTTTGCCCATGCAGAAAATACTCAAGAAGAAATAAATCATACAGTTAAAGTAAGTGTTCAAAGTGAGCAATTACAGGAATATATCGATACGGCCATTGCTAACAATGCCGGTCTTAAGGCAATATTCGAGTCTTATAAAGCGCAGAACTATAAATCTAAATACGTTGGTGCACTTCCTGATCCCAAACTATCGTATGCAAACTTTATTCAATCGGTTGAAACCCGGGTAGGGCCTCAAGAACATAAATTTGGAGTCTCTCAGTCTTTTCCTTGGTTTGGCACATTATCTCTTCAATCTAAGGTTGCACAAGATGATGCTCAGTTTTTGCTTTATCAATTTGAAGCAAAGCGACTTGAACTGATACGAAATGTGAAGGATATTTTTTACGATGCTTACTTTCTTGAACGTTCAATCAAAATATTGCATCAAAACATGGACCTCCTTGCTAATCTTGAGCGTGTTACTCGGTCGAGGTATCAATCTGGTATTGGCCAGTTTTCTGATGTGATTCGTTCACAAGTAGAGTTAGAGAAAGTGAAAGACCAATTGGTAAGCATAAAAGATTTAAAAAAACCTTTGATTGCACGATTTAATTCTGCCTTGAATGACTCAGGTCATACGATTTTAGAATGGCCTAATGCTATTCCATTGCCTCAAAGGTACATTGATATGAACAAAATGCGAGAACTTATGGAAATATCTAATCCACAACTCAAAGCGTTGGATAAAGTGACACAGAAAGAACAAAAGAAAATTAAATTAGCTAAGAAAGATGGGCTCCCTAATTTTAGTCTCGGGTTTGACTATATTATGACAGGAGAAGCGGCGAATGCTGTTACTGATAGTGGAAAAGATGCTATGGCGGTGATGGTTTCAATGGGCTTTCCCCTTTGGCGTGGTAAGTACACTAATCAGACCAAAGAGGCAAAATCAAAAGAAATATCAGCCCGCAATACACAAAAGGAAAAGTTAAATCAACTCACTGCTGATTTGTCTCAAGCCATTTATGAGTATTCAGAGGGGGTTCGAAAAGTTGAACTTTATCGAAATAACTTAGTTCCAAAAGGAAGGCAGTCTTTTGAGGCTACAAAAAGAGGGTATGAGGCGGGCAAAGCTTCGTTTAGTGATTTAATAGATTCGGAACGCTTGCTTCTTGAATTTCAACTTGCCAGCGAAGAAGCTCTAACTCGTGCAAGTAAAGCAGAGGCTTCAATTGATATGTTGATTGGAGATCAGTCCTTAAAAAATAAATCAAAGCCAGTTTCAACATCTATATTGTTAAAGGAGAACAAGTAATGAAAAATCCATTACATTTATTTCAAAAAATTTCACTAAAGTCCTTTTTAGAAAATGATCCGCGTAAAGTAGCTTTGATTAGTCTTCTTATTGGTGGCATATTGGGTGCTTTGTTATTTTCGCCAAAGTCTCAACATTCAATGGATATGAAAGAAAATTCTACATCACATCAAGGGCACAAGCACTCAGAAAGTATGGCTGAAAGAAAGATAGCAACTTGGACATGTTCCATGCACCCACAGATTCAAAAGGATAAACCTGGGCAATGCCCACTTTGCGGTATGGATCTTATTCCCATTGAGAACAATATGAGTGAACATTCTAAAGATACGGTTTTTGAAATGTCTGAAGCAGCTCAAAAATTGGCAGAAATTTCAACAACAAAAGTGGAACGTAAAATCGCAGAAGCTAAAATCAATCTAAATGGAACCATAAATTACGATGAAACTAAAGTAGAGTTTGTAACAGCTAGAGTTGGTGGAAGAATTGATCGAATGTTTGTTGACTATACTGGAGTCAATGTAAAGCGTGGTGATCATATGGTTTATTTGTATAGCCCAGAGCTCATTTCAGCTCAGGAAGAAATGATTCAAGCCATCAAGAATCAAGCTTCAATTGAAACAATAACGGCTACAAAAGAACGATTAAGATTATGGGGTTTAACGAGAAGACAAGTTGAACGCATAGCTAAACAAAAAAAAGCTACAGATCATACAACTATTACGTCACCAACGGCTGGTATTGTTATTAAAAAACATGTTTCTGAAGGTGCTTATGTAAAAACGGGAGATCGAATTTACACCATCGCTGACCTTTCTAAACTATGGGTTGAGATAGAAGCCTATGAATCAGATTTACGTTGGGTGCGATATGGTCAATACGTTGAATTTTCTACTGCTGCACACCCTGGAGAAAAATTTCATGGACAAGTGTCTTTTGTTGACCCTGTATTAAACCCAAAAACGCGAACAGTTAAACTTAGAGTTAATGTGAGTAATGAGGAAGGTAAACTAAAACCAGGCATGTTTGTGCGTGCATCTATAAAATCGAACATAGCAAGCGTGGGGCCTGTTGCTGATGCATCGATGAAAGGAAAGTGGATTTCTCCTATGCATCCAGAAATTATCAAAGATGGACCAGGAAAATGTGATGTATGTGGGATGGCACTCGTTCCCATAGAAACTTTGGGTTATATATCTGATCCAAAACAAGAAGATTTGCCTTTGGTGATTCCAGTTTCTGCTCCTCTTCTAACTGGAGAAAGAGCCATTGTATATGTTCGTGTTCCTAATGCTGATCGTCCGACATTTGAGGGAAGAGAAATTCATCTTGGAAGTCGAGCAGGAGATTATTACATTGTTAAACATGGACTGAGTGAAG
This window of the bacterium genome carries:
- a CDS encoding TolC family protein, with the protein product MKYVFHESILGMSLMLIIVFYVGFAHAENTQEEINHTVKVSVQSEQLQEYIDTAIANNAGLKAIFESYKAQNYKSKYVGALPDPKLSYANFIQSVETRVGPQEHKFGVSQSFPWFGTLSLQSKVAQDDAQFLLYQFEAKRLELIRNVKDIFYDAYFLERSIKILHQNMDLLANLERVTRSRYQSGIGQFSDVIRSQVELEKVKDQLVSIKDLKKPLIARFNSALNDSGHTILEWPNAIPLPQRYIDMNKMRELMEISNPQLKALDKVTQKEQKKIKLAKKDGLPNFSLGFDYIMTGEAANAVTDSGKDAMAVMVSMGFPLWRGKYTNQTKEAKSKEISARNTQKEKLNQLTADLSQAIYEYSEGVRKVELYRNNLVPKGRQSFEATKRGYEAGKASFSDLIDSERLLLEFQLASEEALTRASKAEASIDMLIGDQSLKNKSKPVSTSILLKENK
- a CDS encoding metal-sensitive transcriptional regulator, producing MPGNVQKKIKQVNETCHPDHTKDVIRLNRIEGQLGGIRKMIEEQRYCPEILMQTRAVKAAIKSLEASILEKHLEHCVLKAFSAKNKKAREEKIKELTELFRKNT
- a CDS encoding cation diffusion facilitator family transporter; the encoded protein is MAHIHDYEIQSKKLYIAIGINILLTIAQIVGGLISGSLSLLADALHNFSDAGAILVAVIARKIGQTPPSPTMTYGYQRAETLGTLINSVSLILVGFYLMYESISRYTSPQTIDGWIVIWVAGIALVIDIATALLTHSAGAKYNMNIRAAFIHNISDALASVVVIIAGILIIYYQWNIVDLLATIGISLYVIFHGGVLTKKAILILMQATPDGININEIKDRLEKVEGVKRVFHIHVWQLDDHRICFEGHIELDEASNVRNVKKTLKEILRTQFHIEHSTIDAEMI
- a CDS encoding efflux RND transporter periplasmic adaptor subunit, with translation MKNPLHLFQKISLKSFLENDPRKVALISLLIGGILGALLFSPKSQHSMDMKENSTSHQGHKHSESMAERKIATWTCSMHPQIQKDKPGQCPLCGMDLIPIENNMSEHSKDTVFEMSEAAQKLAEISTTKVERKIAEAKINLNGTINYDETKVEFVTARVGGRIDRMFVDYTGVNVKRGDHMVYLYSPELISAQEEMIQAIKNQASIETITATKERLRLWGLTRRQVERIAKQKKATDHTTITSPTAGIVIKKHVSEGAYVKTGDRIYTIADLSKLWVEIEAYESDLRWVRYGQYVEFSTAAHPGEKFHGQVSFVDPVLNPKTRTVKLRVNVSNEEGKLKPGMFVRASIKSNIASVGPVADASMKGKWISPMHPEIIKDGPGKCDVCGMALVPIETLGYISDPKQEDLPLVIPVSAPLLTGERAIVYVRVPNADRPTFEGREIHLGSRAGDYYIVKHGLSEGEEVVTKGNFKIDSSLQIQAKPSMMNPDGGKTPSEHNH
- a CDS encoding cation diffusion facilitator family transporter, giving the protein MSDCGCEIEIKDQEQRGVLYWLLGINLTMFFFEIGVGWFAQSTALIADALDMFADAIVYSIALYAVGRSSQHKTKAALFSGYFQSLLGFMVIVDIVRRIAFGSEPESLFMMGMGAIALVANVVCLLLIKKHKDGEVHMRASWIFSANDVIANIGVILGGILVWKLGVRWPDLAIGLIIATIILRGARHIIKDAKNS